From one Solea solea chromosome 15, fSolSol10.1, whole genome shotgun sequence genomic stretch:
- the ptk7b gene encoding inactive tyrosine-protein kinase 7 isoform X2 — MDPPPGESELRRRRRNPAALNRRKPPVETMYAVGIFCLQVLSIQAAAIQFTKEPKSQDALHGRSAMLRCEVSDPADIGYSWLHNGQPLENGERRFQEGSNLKFTAVDRRLDAGNFECVVENAATGEVLHSTNASFNIKWLESGGVTLKEHTSEGEVESSAPVTLRCHIDGHPRPTCQWFKDGVKLTEKSHQINNKERTLTFKSASPEDNGLYYCCAKNAAGHVCSNSNYTLNIIDESFPRAVVTPEDQVVLRNEEAMFHCQFTAVPPPALEWYHEKELLANKSRVILRPDGTLVITQVKPRNTGTYKCVGHGLKGSQVTLEASLLIAELDDMVPKMSKVFTADTLQRVSCRPPRGRPEPKVWWERGGQPVATEGRVFQDGLDLVFSPTEEGDSGIYTCVAQNKAGRRTQEVTFTVATAPVWVMRPQDSHLDEGKPGYLHCHAQANPEPEVTWLRNNILITPEDSRFKLFPNGTLRINNVEVYDGQMYGCETKTVGGRLSGHAKVTVLEKLKFTPTPQPSQCLELDNAITIQCSAKGRESPTIRWTKADGGELPPHVEQRNGQLHFTKVTRSDAGNYTCIASNSLQGEIRALVSLIVAVYIRFKLEPENTTVYQGQTAILHCQATGDPEPHIHWMVKDKTLDISKNKRFQTMDNGSLLIRDVTTDDTGRYTCVAGNSCSIKDRVAQLYVVDKPMSSNDLDEDKAPYKMIQTIGLSVGAAVAYIIVVLGLMFYCKKRRNAKRQQKGQDGEEPEMECLNGGAVQQNGHTTAEIQEEVALTNMGTMATTEKRHSHVNNDKLHFPRANLQTITTLGKGEFGEVLLSKATGIEEGQEETVVLVKSLQTRDEQLQLDFRREAEMFGKLSHPNVVRLLGLCREAEPHYTILEYYDLGDLKQFLRISKNKDDKVKSQPISTKTKVSICAQVAHGMEHLSNHRFVHKDLAARNCLINSNRRVKVSSLSLSKDVYNSEYYHYRQAWIPLRWLPSESVFEDDFSTKSDVWAFGVLMWEVFSHGEMPYTKLSDDEVLEGLKTGKLKLPIPDGCPSKIYKLMVRCWALSLKERPSFTDIVHALGELPSDSKV; from the exons tTCTGTCCATCCAGGCTGCTGCCATCCAATTCACTAAGGAACCCAAGTCCCAGGATGCCTTGCATGGACGCAGTGCCATGCTCCGCTGTGAGGTCAGCGATCCGGCCGACATCGGTTACAGCTGGCTTCACAATGGCCAGCCTCTGGAGAACGGCGAGAGGCGCTTCCAGGAGGGCAGCAACCTCAAGTTCACCGCAGTGGACCGGCGACTGGACGCGGGGAACTTTGAGTGCGTCGTAGAGAACGCGGCCACAGGAGAGGTGCTCCACTCCACCAATGCCTCCTTCAATATCAAGT GGTTGGAAAGTGGTGGTGTGACTTTGAAGGAGCACACCTCAGAGGGAGAGGTCGAGAGCTCTGCACCGGTGACGTTGCGTTGTCATATTGATGGCCACCCGCG GCCGACATGCCAGTGGTTCAAGGACGGGGTGAAGTTGACCGAGAAGAGCCATCAGATCAACAACAAGGAGAGGACGCTCACCTTCAAAAGCGCCAGTCCAGAAGACAACGGCCTGTACTATTGCTGTGCCAAGAACGCAGCGGGCCACGTCTGCAGCAATAGCAACTACACTCTTAACATCATAG ATGAGAGTTTTCCTCGCGCAGTGGTCACCCCCGAGGACCAAGTTGTGTTGCGAAACGAGGAGGCCATGTTTCACTGCCAGTTCACCGCCGTGCCACCACCTGCTTTGGAGTGGTACCATGAAAAGGAGCTGCTCGCAAACAAGTCTCG TGTGATTCTGCGCCCCGACGGCACACTTGTGATCACTCAAGTGAAGCCCAGGAACACGGGGACCTACAAATGTGTTGGCCATGGCCTCAAAGGATCCCAAGTTACTTTGGAGGCCTCGCTCCTCATAGCtg AGTTAGACGACATGGTGCCTAAGATGTCAAAGGTGTTCACAGCAGACACCCTACAGAGGGTGAGCTGCCGACCCCCGCGCGGCAGACCTGAACCCAAGGtgtggtgggagagaggaggtCAGCCAGTAGCCACAGAGGGCAGAGTCTTCCAGGACGGCCTGGACCTGGTCTTCAGTCCTACAGAGGAGGGGGATTCGGGCATCTACACCTGTGTGGCTCAGAATAAGGCGGGGCGCAGAACACAGGAGGTCACGTTCACTGTGGCTA ctgCCCCTGTGTGGGTGATGAGGCCTCAGGACAGCCACTTAGATGAAGGTAAACCAGGTTACCTTCACTGTCACGCTCAGGCCAACCCTGAACCTGAGGTCACCTGGCTCCGCAACAACATCCTGATCACACCTGAG GACTCTCGTTTTAAGCTGTTTCCAAACGGCACCCTCAGGATCAACAACGTCGAGGTGTACGATGGACAGATGTACGGCTGCGAAACCAAGACAGTAGGCGGCCGACTGTCTGGACATGCTAAAGTTACTGTTCTTG AGAAACTTAAGTTCACCCCGACCCCCCAGCCTTCTCAGTGCCTGGAGCTGGATAATGCAATCACCATCCAGTGTTCTGCTAAAGGCAGAGAGAGCCCCACCATCCGCTGGACCAAAGCAG acggaggcgagctaccgccgcACGTAGAGCAGAGGAACGGCCAGCTCCACTTCACCAAAGTCACCCGAAGTGACGCTGGCAACTACACCTGCATTGCGTCCAACAGCCTCCAGGGGGAGATAAGAGCCTTGGTGTCCCTCATCGTGGCCG TGTACATTCGCTTTAAATTGGAGCCAGAGAATACAACGGTGTACCAAGGTCAAACAGCCATCCTGCACTGTCAGGCCACTGGTGACCCAGAGCCTCACATCCACTGGATGGTTAAAGACAAGACGCTGGACATCAGTAAGAACAAGAG GTTCCAGACGATGGATAATGGTTCTCTGTTGATTAGAGATGTCACGACGGATGACACGGGCAGATATACCTGTGTAGCCGGAAATAGCTGCAGCATCAAAGACCGCGTGGCTCAGCTGTATGTAGTGG ACAAACCAATGAGTTCCAATGATTTGGACGAGGACAAGGCTCCTTACAAGATGATCCAAACCATCGGCCTGTCGGTGGGAGCAGCTGTGGCCTACATCATTGTAGTGCTGGGTCTCATGTTCTACTGCAAGAAGAGACGCAATGCCAAGAGACAGCAGAAGGGCCAGGACGGAGAGGAGCCAGAGATGGAGTGTCTCAATG GAGGAGCTGTTCAACAAAATGGCCACACCACTGCTGAGATCCAGGAAGAGGTGGCACTCACCAACATGGGTACCATGGCAACAACGGAGAAACGGCACAGCCATGTCAACAACGATAAGCTCCACTTTCCGAGGGCAAACCTGCAGACAATCACCACTTTGG GTAAAGGGGAGTTTGGTGAGGTGTTGCTTTCCAAAGCCACGGGTATTGAAGAGGGCCAGGAGGAAACCGTGGTGCTGGTGAAAAGCCTGCAGACCAGAGATGAACAGCTGCAGCTCGACTTCCGCCGCGAAGCTGAAATGTTCGGCAAGCTGAGCCACCCCAACGTTGTCCGCCTGCTGGGCCTGTGCAGGGAGGCAGAGCCTCACTACACCATCTTAGAGTACTATGATCTG GGAGACTTGAAGCAGTTCCTGAGAATTTCCAAAAACAAAGATGACAAGGTCAAATCTCAGCCCATCAGTACCAAAACCAAA GTTTCCATCTGTGCTCAGGTGGCTCATGGGATGGAGCATCTGTCCAATCACCGCTTCGTTCACAAAGACCTCGCCGCTCGAAACTGTCTGATCAACAGCAACAGGCGTGTGAAGGTGTCATCGCTCAGCCTCAGCAAAGACGTCTACAAcag TGAGTACTACCACTACAGACAGGCCTGGATCCCACTGCGCTGGCTCCCATCAGAGTCTGTGTTTGAGGACGACTTCTCCACTAAGTCTGATGTGTGGGCTTTTGGAGTGTTGATGTGGGAAGTGTTTAGTCACGGGGAAATGCCGTATACCAAACTCAGCGATGATGAGGTGCTGGAAG GTCTGAAGACGGGGAAGCTGAAGCTTCCCATTCCAGACGGATGTCCCTCCAAAATCTACAAGCTGATGGTGCGCTGCTGGGCGCTGAGCCTCAAAGAGCGCCCGTCCTTCACCGACATCGTCCACGCTCTGGGAGAACTGCCCTCTGACAGCAAAGTCTGA
- the ptk7b gene encoding inactive tyrosine-protein kinase 7 isoform X1, whose translation MDPPPGESELRRRRRNPAALNRRKPPVETMYAVGIFCLQVLSIQAAAIQFTKEPKSQDALHGRSAMLRCEVSDPADIGYSWLHNGQPLENGERRFQEGSNLKFTAVDRRLDAGNFECVVENAATGEVLHSTNASFNIKWLESGGVTLKEHTSEGEVESSAPVTLRCHIDGHPRPTCQWFKDGVKLTEKSHQINNKERTLTFKSASPEDNGLYYCCAKNAAGHVCSNSNYTLNIIDESFPRAVVTPEDQVVLRNEEAMFHCQFTAVPPPALEWYHEKELLANKSRVILRPDGTLVITQVKPRNTGTYKCVGHGLKGSQVTLEASLLIAELDDMVPKMSKVFTADTLQRVSCRPPRGRPEPKVWWERGGQPVATEGRVFQDGLDLVFSPTEEGDSGIYTCVAQNKAGRRTQEVTFTVATAPVWVMRPQDSHLDEGKPGYLHCHAQANPEPEVTWLRNNILITPEDSRFKLFPNGTLRINNVEVYDGQMYGCETKTVGGRLSGHAKVTVLEKLKFTPTPQPSQCLELDNAITIQCSAKGRESPTIRWTKADGGELPPHVEQRNGQLHFTKVTRSDAGNYTCIASNSLQGEIRALVSLIVAVYIRFKLEPENTTVYQGQTAILHCQATGDPEPHIHWMVKDKTLDISKNKRFQTMDNGSLLIRDVTTDDTGRYTCVAGNSCSIKDRVAQLYVVADKPMSSNDLDEDKAPYKMIQTIGLSVGAAVAYIIVVLGLMFYCKKRRNAKRQQKGQDGEEPEMECLNGGAVQQNGHTTAEIQEEVALTNMGTMATTEKRHSHVNNDKLHFPRANLQTITTLGKGEFGEVLLSKATGIEEGQEETVVLVKSLQTRDEQLQLDFRREAEMFGKLSHPNVVRLLGLCREAEPHYTILEYYDLGDLKQFLRISKNKDDKVKSQPISTKTKVSICAQVAHGMEHLSNHRFVHKDLAARNCLINSNRRVKVSSLSLSKDVYNSEYYHYRQAWIPLRWLPSESVFEDDFSTKSDVWAFGVLMWEVFSHGEMPYTKLSDDEVLEGLKTGKLKLPIPDGCPSKIYKLMVRCWALSLKERPSFTDIVHALGELPSDSKV comes from the exons tTCTGTCCATCCAGGCTGCTGCCATCCAATTCACTAAGGAACCCAAGTCCCAGGATGCCTTGCATGGACGCAGTGCCATGCTCCGCTGTGAGGTCAGCGATCCGGCCGACATCGGTTACAGCTGGCTTCACAATGGCCAGCCTCTGGAGAACGGCGAGAGGCGCTTCCAGGAGGGCAGCAACCTCAAGTTCACCGCAGTGGACCGGCGACTGGACGCGGGGAACTTTGAGTGCGTCGTAGAGAACGCGGCCACAGGAGAGGTGCTCCACTCCACCAATGCCTCCTTCAATATCAAGT GGTTGGAAAGTGGTGGTGTGACTTTGAAGGAGCACACCTCAGAGGGAGAGGTCGAGAGCTCTGCACCGGTGACGTTGCGTTGTCATATTGATGGCCACCCGCG GCCGACATGCCAGTGGTTCAAGGACGGGGTGAAGTTGACCGAGAAGAGCCATCAGATCAACAACAAGGAGAGGACGCTCACCTTCAAAAGCGCCAGTCCAGAAGACAACGGCCTGTACTATTGCTGTGCCAAGAACGCAGCGGGCCACGTCTGCAGCAATAGCAACTACACTCTTAACATCATAG ATGAGAGTTTTCCTCGCGCAGTGGTCACCCCCGAGGACCAAGTTGTGTTGCGAAACGAGGAGGCCATGTTTCACTGCCAGTTCACCGCCGTGCCACCACCTGCTTTGGAGTGGTACCATGAAAAGGAGCTGCTCGCAAACAAGTCTCG TGTGATTCTGCGCCCCGACGGCACACTTGTGATCACTCAAGTGAAGCCCAGGAACACGGGGACCTACAAATGTGTTGGCCATGGCCTCAAAGGATCCCAAGTTACTTTGGAGGCCTCGCTCCTCATAGCtg AGTTAGACGACATGGTGCCTAAGATGTCAAAGGTGTTCACAGCAGACACCCTACAGAGGGTGAGCTGCCGACCCCCGCGCGGCAGACCTGAACCCAAGGtgtggtgggagagaggaggtCAGCCAGTAGCCACAGAGGGCAGAGTCTTCCAGGACGGCCTGGACCTGGTCTTCAGTCCTACAGAGGAGGGGGATTCGGGCATCTACACCTGTGTGGCTCAGAATAAGGCGGGGCGCAGAACACAGGAGGTCACGTTCACTGTGGCTA ctgCCCCTGTGTGGGTGATGAGGCCTCAGGACAGCCACTTAGATGAAGGTAAACCAGGTTACCTTCACTGTCACGCTCAGGCCAACCCTGAACCTGAGGTCACCTGGCTCCGCAACAACATCCTGATCACACCTGAG GACTCTCGTTTTAAGCTGTTTCCAAACGGCACCCTCAGGATCAACAACGTCGAGGTGTACGATGGACAGATGTACGGCTGCGAAACCAAGACAGTAGGCGGCCGACTGTCTGGACATGCTAAAGTTACTGTTCTTG AGAAACTTAAGTTCACCCCGACCCCCCAGCCTTCTCAGTGCCTGGAGCTGGATAATGCAATCACCATCCAGTGTTCTGCTAAAGGCAGAGAGAGCCCCACCATCCGCTGGACCAAAGCAG acggaggcgagctaccgccgcACGTAGAGCAGAGGAACGGCCAGCTCCACTTCACCAAAGTCACCCGAAGTGACGCTGGCAACTACACCTGCATTGCGTCCAACAGCCTCCAGGGGGAGATAAGAGCCTTGGTGTCCCTCATCGTGGCCG TGTACATTCGCTTTAAATTGGAGCCAGAGAATACAACGGTGTACCAAGGTCAAACAGCCATCCTGCACTGTCAGGCCACTGGTGACCCAGAGCCTCACATCCACTGGATGGTTAAAGACAAGACGCTGGACATCAGTAAGAACAAGAG GTTCCAGACGATGGATAATGGTTCTCTGTTGATTAGAGATGTCACGACGGATGACACGGGCAGATATACCTGTGTAGCCGGAAATAGCTGCAGCATCAAAGACCGCGTGGCTCAGCTGTATGTAGTGG CAGACAAACCAATGAGTTCCAATGATTTGGACGAGGACAAGGCTCCTTACAAGATGATCCAAACCATCGGCCTGTCGGTGGGAGCAGCTGTGGCCTACATCATTGTAGTGCTGGGTCTCATGTTCTACTGCAAGAAGAGACGCAATGCCAAGAGACAGCAGAAGGGCCAGGACGGAGAGGAGCCAGAGATGGAGTGTCTCAATG GAGGAGCTGTTCAACAAAATGGCCACACCACTGCTGAGATCCAGGAAGAGGTGGCACTCACCAACATGGGTACCATGGCAACAACGGAGAAACGGCACAGCCATGTCAACAACGATAAGCTCCACTTTCCGAGGGCAAACCTGCAGACAATCACCACTTTGG GTAAAGGGGAGTTTGGTGAGGTGTTGCTTTCCAAAGCCACGGGTATTGAAGAGGGCCAGGAGGAAACCGTGGTGCTGGTGAAAAGCCTGCAGACCAGAGATGAACAGCTGCAGCTCGACTTCCGCCGCGAAGCTGAAATGTTCGGCAAGCTGAGCCACCCCAACGTTGTCCGCCTGCTGGGCCTGTGCAGGGAGGCAGAGCCTCACTACACCATCTTAGAGTACTATGATCTG GGAGACTTGAAGCAGTTCCTGAGAATTTCCAAAAACAAAGATGACAAGGTCAAATCTCAGCCCATCAGTACCAAAACCAAA GTTTCCATCTGTGCTCAGGTGGCTCATGGGATGGAGCATCTGTCCAATCACCGCTTCGTTCACAAAGACCTCGCCGCTCGAAACTGTCTGATCAACAGCAACAGGCGTGTGAAGGTGTCATCGCTCAGCCTCAGCAAAGACGTCTACAAcag TGAGTACTACCACTACAGACAGGCCTGGATCCCACTGCGCTGGCTCCCATCAGAGTCTGTGTTTGAGGACGACTTCTCCACTAAGTCTGATGTGTGGGCTTTTGGAGTGTTGATGTGGGAAGTGTTTAGTCACGGGGAAATGCCGTATACCAAACTCAGCGATGATGAGGTGCTGGAAG GTCTGAAGACGGGGAAGCTGAAGCTTCCCATTCCAGACGGATGTCCCTCCAAAATCTACAAGCTGATGGTGCGCTGCTGGGCGCTGAGCCTCAAAGAGCGCCCGTCCTTCACCGACATCGTCCACGCTCTGGGAGAACTGCCCTCTGACAGCAAAGTCTGA